CAAAGTTGCTACCGGACTCAACCAAAATAAGTTTATTTCCGTTGTAATTTGCAGTAGTTATACCACCAGGATTACTCACTTGGATTTGATCAACACCATTCTCAAAGTCGAGAATATCAGCGCGATCTTCAAATCCGACCACCTTACCGGAAAGGACACCACCAGTACCACCCGCATAAAAGTTACCACTTGTAGAACCCAGCACAAAGGTATCTGATGTGGATATTCCAAAATCTCCCTCAGACAATGCGACTCTTTGACCATTGTTCAACAGGTAGACACCACCAATTAACACGTCGTAGTCGCCAGGTTGACCGCCACCATTTAGGGTATCATTACCAAATCCACCAACGATGGTATCATTACCAGCACCTCCCAAAAGCAAGTCATTGCTACCGAGGTCATTGAGAGCAAGATTCAAATCTGCGTCAAAATTAATGCCCCAGCCACCATAACCGCCATCAAGATAATCATTGCCCACCGCTCCGTTGATGGTGTCATTACCACCACCACCAAAAACAGTGTCATTACCCGTTCCTGCAGTGATATCGTCATTACCATCAGGATTGTTAGGGTCATCACTAACTGTAATGAACTCCCCTGCAGTGTCTACGTTGGCGTAAAAGTCTCCAAAAATCAGATCGTCTCCAACACTTCCGTTGATGGTGTCGTTCCCGCTCTCCCCTACGAGAATATCAAGACCAGGGGGAAGGTTAGGATCATTGATTGGGTTTGCGTTTAGTCCATTGGAGATCCGGTCATCACCAGATCCGCCAAAAATGGTGTCATTCCCATTGCCCCCTCTAAGAGTATCATTACCGCTTGCTCCATCAAGGAAGTCATCCCCAAACCCCCCTTGTAATAAATCATTCCCTGTGCCGGCAAGGAGTACATCATTCCCAAAACCGCCATCAAGGCGATTATTACCATCGCGCTCAAAGAGGAAATCATTCCCAAAGCCACCTCTGATGCTGTCATTACCCGACCCACCATAGAGGGTATCATCATCATTACCGCCGTCAAGGATATCGTTACCACCCCCACCCCAGATAAAGTCATTACCATCGCCCCCAAAAAGTAAATCCTTGCCATCATTTGGGGTTGCGGCAGAAAAAATGGGGTTGAATGGATCAATCAGATTAAGAACAGCACCATCACCCGAAATAATGTCATTACCCTCACCTCCTGAGATATAGTCATTACCTGCCAATCCGACCAAGATGTCGTCTCCCTTACGAGCGAAGATCTGATCACCACTAGATGTACCTCTAATGGTGTCATTGTCGTTTTTTCCGTTGATGTAAGCCATATATATATATTGTTATTAGAAAACCTCAAACACAATCAATACGGGTAGGTTTTGCCTAATTTGATGCTGAAGAAAATGAAGAAGCAGAAACACTAGAGACAGGATTAGAACCAGAAGCTCTGGAAATCACACGAATATAAGAGAGAGCAAAGGAAATATTCGGTTGAATGGTTGCTAGATTGTTAACAAAAGTATCTGTGTAAGTCGAACTACCAAAAGCAGATGCTGAAAATACAGACATTGCTGTAGCACCACTGCCATTTAAATGGCAAGCAGATGTTTCGGGGATGAAATCTAAATAATCCAGATCAGAAATTATCATCGCTTCTCGATACCCCATGTAGTTTTCTTGACGCCATTAAAAAGCGAATTTGCAAATATAAATAATCTGTGTTTTTACAAAAGTATGATGCCTCCCAATAATACGTATATGATTTTTGCAAAAATTGCATTTTGTGCTAATAGCTAAAGTAAGCTAAAAGCTCACTAGGCAATCTTTTAACCCATTTCAATGAGTTTGAGCTAAAACGGCTCAAACGCTACGCAGTATTGGTATCTCGTCAGTAAGAGTTGCCCTAAGTGGGCAACTCTTTTCAAATGCTCATGAGCTTTTATTTATCTGAAAGTTGCCTGAAATAGGGCAACTTTTTAGTCTTTAACTATGCTGCTGAAGCAACGATAGTACCAGATTGGCTGGAGCTTTCTCCGCCAACCACTACTTGGGAGAATGCGGATTGAGTGTTGCTAGCTTTGCCTATTGCTTCGTTGTCGAAAGCGATAGAAGCGGAATTACCTTTTACTGTTGAGCTAACCTCGTAGGTTGCTTTCTTTGTCAGAGTATCCTTAACTGTGCTGCTGATAGAAATGTTAGCTGTATTGTTAAATGTCGCAGCCACATTCTTGGTGAAGGAATAGTTAGTACCACCAGATTTACTACCACCAAATACTTCTTCGTTGCAGATTTCTAAATAGCCTAGATCGTTGATAATCATTGGTTCTATCCTGAGAATTAACTAGTTCTTTTGGGAATTTTTTTGTGGGTGGTTTGCTTTCCATCCACATTTATACTCTAAAATATTATTTCCAATAAGTCAACACTTTTTGAGGTTTTTATTGATTAAAAAAAATTATTATTCCTGGGAAGATATTTATCTATAGCTAATATTTGTTTCCCTAAAAATGCAAAAAAAATCTAGGCAGTAAACATTTGTTTAATGCCAAGATAAATCTATCGTAATTATTTTTTATTTGTAAATTACTGGAAATTTGGGTCTATCAAAAACATGGAAACATCTAATTTAAATACTCCCTTATCTCCCCAATATCTCTCAATACGGTTCGATTAAGACTAAAAAATAAAAATGTGTAAGTTGGGTTGAGGAACCTAGCAAGATTCCGTATTCCTTCCCTACGGGACGCTGCGCGAACCCAGAAGCAAGCTACGCGGAGCCTCCCATAGGGAAGGGGGACCAAACGCAACCCAATCTTTTACGCGGTTTGTTGGGTAACGCATTACCTCAACCCAACCTACGAATATTCTTAACCGAACCGTATAACCATATCTCTTATCTTCGTGCCATTCTCCCCTTCCAATCTCTAGTTACTAGACTGCTTGAGCTAATTGTTGTTGATTGAGGTAGTAGCAATGACCTTTTTTGAGGATTAATTTTGTCGTGAGTACCACTTTCCAGCAATATGGCGAGATCTAAAACTAGAATCAAATCAGTATTGCGGACAGTAGACAGGCGATGGGCAATAATTACACTGGTGCGCCCTGGGAGAATTGTTTTGAGGTTGTTTTGAATAATACGTTCTGATTCCGAGTTTAAGTGACTTGTGGCTTCATCAAAAAGTAACAATCGGAGATTTCCAAGTATTGCAGGAGCAATGGCTAGGCGTTGGCGTTGTCCGCCCCAGAGCATTCCGCCCGCTTCACCAATTTGGGATTCGTAACCGATTGGCAGTTGCTGAATAAATTCATCTGCTCCTGCAAATCTTGCTGCCTGGATAATTTCTGCTAAAGAAGCTTCTGGGTGAGCGATGGAGATGTTTTCATGAATAGTGCCACCAAACAGGAAGGTATCTTAATCGACAAGACCTATTTGAGAGCGGAGAGGTTGCAAAGAAACACCAGAGACATCATGACGGTCTATCAAGACTTTTCCATCTGTCGCAGGGTATAAACCTAAAATTAATTTGCCCAGGGTTGTTTTTCCAGAACTACCACTGCTACCATTTGCTCTGGCTGGATTTAAAGCCAAGTTGCTGACTGATTTGTGGGATAGATCTTGACTTTGAATACCTAGTACAGTAAGGCGTAAATAAGCCCCCCATTCCAAATCGGCAAAAACTCTGCCCTATAAGCTTTTTGACTTTTGACTTTTAACTTTTAACGAATGCCTTACAGTACTAGTGCATTACTCCCTGGCCAATTAAAATTCAAAAATGGGAAAAATTTATCTGCAAAAGAAAATCATACATTATACACTTGAATAATAGACACACAATCAGGTAACTGTTGCCGGCCACACTAGTTGTGGGTGGTAAGCGGATGCCTTTTAAAATCACTAATTAAATCATCAGCATGATTGACGAAGCACCAGATTATTCCTGACAGTAAACCTTGTATAGAATAACCCCCTTCTGTTAAAATCAAATATACCACTAGGATTAAATACTTACCAGCAACGAATTTAGATTGGGCGGACGAGTAACAACTATTACGTGGTTGTATACACGACTGACTTCTTATTAGAGCTGTGGGTAGCAAGAACGCAGGAAGAACCAATCAGGTAAAATCCTGGCTTCAAAATCTGCTGTGTGAAAAATTATTGATTGACACAACTTTAGTATTTAGAGGAGATTTATGACAAGTAAGCCGGAACGCGTGGTACTGATTGGAGTAGCCGGAGACTCCGGGTGCGGTAAATCTACGTTTTTGCGTCGTTTGATAGATTTATTTGGTGAAGATTTAATGACGGTCATCTGTTTAGATGACTATCACTCTCTGGATCGTAAACAGCGCAAAGAAACTGGGATAACAGCACTAGACCCCAGGGCGAACAATTTTGACCTGATGTATGAGCAAATTCAAGCACTCAAGAATGGTCAAGCGATTGATAAGCCAATTTATAACCACGAAACTGGCTTGATTGATCCACCAGAGCGGATCGAACCAAATCATATTGTAGTTGTGGAAGGGCTGCATCCTTTATATGATGAACGGGTGCGAGCGCTAATCGATTTCAGTGTCTATTTCGACATCAGCGATGAAGTCAAAATTGCCTGGAAAATTCAGCGAGATATGGCTGAACGCGGTCATCGCTATGAAGATGTGTTAGCGCAAATCAATTCCCGTAAGCCTGATTTTGAAAAGTATATTGAACCACAAAGAGAATTTGCTGATGTGGTTCTGCAAGTATTGCCAACTAACTTAATCAAAAACGATACAGAGCGCAAAGTCCTGCGGGTACGTATGCTGCAAAGAGAAGGGAAGGAAGGCTTTGACCCAAGTTACCTCTTTGATGAAGGGTCAACAATTACCTGGACTCCTTGCGGACGTAAGCTGACTTGTTCTTACCCTGGTATGCAGCTGTACTATGGTTCAGATGTTTACTATGGTCGCTACGTTTCAGTATTAGAGGTGGATGGTCAATTTGACAACCTAGAAGAAGTGATTTACATCGAAACCCATCTCAGCAAAACATCTACTAAATACCAGGGTGAGTTGACTCACTTGTTACTTCAGCACCGTGAATATCCCGGTTCCAACAATGGAACTGGATTTTTCCAAGTGCTTACAGGTTTGAAAATGCGAGCCGCTTATGAGAGGTTGACAACACAGGAAGCTAAGTTAGCAGTTCAAGTTTAAAGCAGCAGTTTTTGTGTCAAATCTTTGGGGGGTACTTCAGGGTATCCCCTTTTTTGTGTTGTTGAAAACATTTTCGTCAAGAGTCAAGGGTCAAGAGTCAATTGAGGAGATTTTAATAGTTTTTGAGAAGATATGAAAACACTTACTAATGTTTGTGTAATTATTGTTATGATTTCATAAATTAGAGTAACTGAACTAAATAACCACATTTAGCCAGTGAAAATACTTTAAAAGGAGGAAATTCCTTTGTCTCGTCGATATCTATTCACCTCCGAGTCAGTCACCGAAGGTCATCCAGATAAAATCTGCGATCAGATTTCTGATACGATTCTGGATGCCTTGCTGACACAAGATCCCACTAGCCGTGTCGCGGCTGAAGTGGTAGTCAATACTGGCTTGGTGCTAATCACAGGCGA
The Gloeotrichia echinulata CP02 DNA segment above includes these coding regions:
- a CDS encoding calcium-binding protein — encoded protein: MAYINGKNDNDTIRGTSSGDQIFARKGDDILVGLAGNDYISGGEGNDIISGDGAVLNLIDPFNPIFSAATPNDGKDLLFGGDGNDFIWGGGGNDILDGGNDDDTLYGGSGNDSIRGGFGNDFLFERDGNNRLDGGFGNDVLLAGTGNDLLQGGFGDDFLDGASGNDTLRGGNGNDTIFGGSGDDRISNGLNANPINDPNLPPGLDILVGESGNDTINGSVGDDLIFGDFYANVDTAGEFITVSDDPNNPDGNDDITAGTGNDTVFGGGGNDTINGAVGNDYLDGGYGGWGINFDADLNLALNDLGSNDLLLGGAGNDTIVGGFGNDTLNGGGQPGDYDVLIGGVYLLNNGQRVALSEGDFGISTSDTFVLGSTSGNFYAGGTGGVLSGKVVGFEDRADILDFENGVDQIQVSNPGGITTANYNGNKLILVESGSNFEVIAQVVGFTGTFAANTFIPAV
- a CDS encoding phosphoribulokinase, giving the protein MTSKPERVVLIGVAGDSGCGKSTFLRRLIDLFGEDLMTVICLDDYHSLDRKQRKETGITALDPRANNFDLMYEQIQALKNGQAIDKPIYNHETGLIDPPERIEPNHIVVVEGLHPLYDERVRALIDFSVYFDISDEVKIAWKIQRDMAERGHRYEDVLAQINSRKPDFEKYIEPQREFADVVLQVLPTNLIKNDTERKVLRVRMLQREGKEGFDPSYLFDEGSTITWTPCGRKLTCSYPGMQLYYGSDVYYGRYVSVLEVDGQFDNLEEVIYIETHLSKTSTKYQGELTHLLLQHREYPGSNNGTGFFQVLTGLKMRAAYERLTTQEAKLAVQV